Within the Spirochaetales bacterium genome, the region ATATCGAGGATCTCATTATAAAAGAGGATATGGTGATTCTCATTTCACATCAGGGATTTATCAGGCGTGTTCCTCTTTCCGCATACAGACGGCAGGGTAGGGGAGGAAGAGGAGCGACGTCAGCCTCGAGGGATACCGATTTTATCGAACATCTTTTCATCGCTTCAACGCATGACTATATTTTGTTCGTTACAAATGAGGGAAAGGCGTACTGGCTTAAGGTACATGAAATTCCGGAAGGTTCTCGTACGTCGAGGGGCGCGAACGTGAGAACGCTTCTGTCGATTTCAAATGATGAAGATATTACCGCGGTCGTATCTCTTGACGATTTTTCATCTGAAAAAACATTTTTCATGGCAACATGCAGGGGGGTGGTGAAACGGGTAAATATAGATCTATTTACCAATGCAAAGACCCGCGGCATCATTGCGTTGAACCTCGATCAACAGGATAAGCTAATCGCAGCAAAATTGACAACAGGTGACGACGAAATCGTACTCGTGACGAGACAGGGAATGGCGTTACGGTTTCATGAGGAAGCGGTTAGGGTTATGGGACGATCGTCGCGGGGAGTTCGGGGAATCAGGCTTTCAAAAGAAGACGAAGTAATCGGTGTTCTTCCCGTTTCGGAAAAAGAAGAAATGTTTATCGTGTCGCAATTCGGTTTCGGAAAGCGGACGAAATACGAAAATTTCAGTTCGCATGGCAGGGGGACAAAGGGACAGATCTGTTGCAAGGTGACGGAGAAAAACGGGGAAATCGCCGGTGTGCTTTCGATCAATAAGCAGGATGATATCGTTTGTATCACCTCAAAGGGAAATACCCTGAAGGTGAGGGCAAATGAAATACCGGTTTTGGGAAAGACAGCTGTCGGCGTAAAAATCGTCAGTATCGAAAAACCGGACATCGTGATCGGTGTCGCCCGCGCGGAAAAGGAATAATTGTTTCACGTGAAACATTCTGCTTTTATTTTCATGGTTATAGATATTGTTTAATAAAGAACTCTTTACTTTAGCGCCTGTCGAGTCTTTAATTTTTTATCTATGATTATATTCGATTTATCGGGCACAATTATTCTATTTGGTCCGACCGGGGAATGTTTATATAGGAAGCGGTGTGTCGTTTGTCAAGGTGTTTTTATAGCCGAAGTATCCAAAATGGTGAATAATGATTCGTGTATATTGAAATTATTCTATTTCGACCAGATAAATGCTGAATTATCTTAAACAATTGTCGTAAATTCCTTCGAGGGGACTGCAGTAATCTCTTCTCCTCATTACTCCATTTCTTAAATATTTTCTCAAATTCTTCGATGACTTTATTTCCATATCTCTCCACCATCGATAGAAACAACGCCAACAATTCCCTCACCAACTGCGCGATACTAAAGCAATTCAAATCCGCATGTAACAGCTTAATCTCTCGATACATATCCTCAGTAAAATAAATATGGACATGTTCCCGACTTTCATCGGGATTGTCCGAGACCGCTCGATATCGACTCATCCGTTGTATTCCCCATTTATATTCCTTTAAAATCAAAGGATCGATGCAGGACAATATCCAGACAATGACGCCGGATAACGAACGGCTTGAACCGGACAATGTCAGGTTGCGCAACTTCTCTTTCATTAAATCCGTGATGATAAAATGGAATTCATGCGTATTTGTTTGTATCATTTGACAACACCCCCTGAGTAATCTTTCTCATACATTGTATAACACTAAAAAAGTGTGTGCTGCTTTGATTTTTTTCTAAAAGAGATGAAGAATATATAAAAAACACAATTCCTCTGTATTCTTTGTTATTTATTGGAATTATTACAGCTTTGTGAGAGAAATCTTTTAAAATAATTATTATACAAAAACTATAGAATTATTTTCGATTAATTATGGTTCAATTAGGTAATAGTATTCGTATGACATATATAAGGAAACCAGCCATGATACAATCATATAAAACAGGTAGCATCTGGCTATTTTCCCAGGTTCCCGATCTCTTATTAATGAAAGAAATCAGGAACTATCTGTTTATAATTCTCATTCATTTTCCACAATCCCGTACGCATAACAATCGTGCCAGATCGGAATATCATTCTTATCTCTTCGAAAAAAGGCCTTTTGCCTGAAGCATCCTTCCCGCTTCATTCCGATTTTCTCGAGAACTTTCCACGACGGGATGTTTGCGGGATTGCAGTATGCGGCAACCCGGTGTGCTTTGAGTACGGTAAAGGCAAAATCGATTATCGCCTTCGATGCTTCAGTGCAATAACCGTTGTTGTGATAAGTCGGGTTGAAAATAAAGCCCAGTTCCCAGGTCATGTATTCTTTCGGATCGGTGTGATGAAAATAAAGATGTCCGACCATCTTGTTTATTTCTCTGAGGATGACGGCAAAAAAATCATTGCCTGCCGCCCTTTCGGCGGCAAGTTTTTTTGCTTCGTCTTTCGTGACGGGACTTCCCGGTTCGAACTCGAAAATTTCCGGGAGAGAAAGATACCGGTAAAGATCCTCCCAATCGGATTGTCTGAATTGTCTGATAAAGAGGCGTCCGGTTTCTATCATTTCAGACGGACTGTACTTTTTTCACGCCCGGCACTTTTTCCTTGAGGTGTTTTTCGATTCCCTGGCTGAGTGTCATCTGTGCCATGGGACAGCCGTGACAGGCACCCTTGAGCCGGACTTTGACGATTCCGTCTTCCGTCACATCGACGAGTTCGACATCTCCTCCGTCAGCCTGAAGCGAAGGCCGTATTGTTTTTAATGCCGATTCCACTTTTTCTTTTAACATCCTTTTCTCCTTTGTAAGACTGTGGATATAATATAATGATTGGCAACAGTGTGGTCAAGGTGACCAGAGAGTAGGAGAGGCGGGCCATAACAATGAGAAGACAAAAAGACCTTGTGTGCTTTCTCTGTGACAATTCTTGTGCGGCACCCGTCGACAGTGACGTGGCATTGGTAGTTCCTGTTTCCGCAAGACAACATTTTCTTTTCAATGTATACTTGCAGTATGGAAAAACTGAAAGCCAGATTGCAGAGTATGGAGAGAAAGGGGTATTCGTCGTACAAGCAGCTTCACGGGAGTTATTTTTTTTCTTCATATAACCTCGTGATAGATCATGTCCAGAGTGATCCTTTCGCGCCGCCGTCCGCGGTTCGTATTATCGTTCCTCTCGAGAAGACCGGTATACCGTCTGGTTACCTGGCGAACAAAATCCGCCGTACTGCGACGGCCGATTTTTTAAGCAGGGTGTTCAGCCGGAATACGGTGAAGTATAGCGGCGGTACCCGCGGAACGGGAAACAGCGGTGATATCCGGATCGATGTCGGTGCACAGGAAGTACTCGAAAGGACATGTATGGTGATAAGTGAAAACAGGATCGAGGCGCGGATACACATAGGTCTCCCTGCGTTCGGAAGGCGCGTCAATGCGAAAGACGCGGCCTCGATTTTTTTTGATGAACTCCCGAAGATCGTCGAATCGTCCCTTTTTATAAGGCATCTCGACGAAGGAGAAATCGCCCGTCACGCCGATGTTGTCGAAGACCAGGAGATACTCAGAACACAGCTTGGAGAAAAAGGGCTTGTCGCCTTTATTGAAAACGCCTCGATTCTGCCGAGACAAAGCGGTATAAGCGACAAACCGATGCCGGGGGAAACGGCGATACCGTTCACTTCGCCGGTATCGATGGAAATAGAGGTTACGCTTAAAAACAGGGGACCGGTACGGGGGATGGGAATCCCTTCCGGTGTCACACTCATCGTCGGCGGCGGGTATCATGGAAAATCGACGCTTCTCAAAGCGATCGAACGCGGCGTTTATAATCATATTCCCGGTGACGGGAGGGAGGGGGTCGTGACCGTCATAGACGCCGTAAAGATAAGGGCTGAAGACGGCCGTTCGATCGAGTGTGTCGATATTTCACCATTTATTTCAAATCTTCCTTTCGGCAGGGAAACGGATGCTTTTTCAACCGATAACGCGAGTGGAAGCACTTCCCAGGCGGCAAATATAATTGAGGCGATAGAAATCGGCACGTCGCTGCTTCTCATCGATGAAGACACCTCCGCCACCAACTTCATGGTCCGTGACGAACGGATGCAGGCCCTTGTGGTAAAGGAAAAGGAACCGATCACCCCTTTTATTGACAGAGTCAGGGAACTGTCTGAGAAGAGCGGCATATCAACGATTATCGTCATGGGCGGGTC harbors:
- a CDS encoding ABC-ATPase domain-containing protein produces the protein MEKLKARLQSMERKGYSSYKQLHGSYFFSSYNLVIDHVQSDPFAPPSAVRIIVPLEKTGIPSGYLANKIRRTATADFLSRVFSRNTVKYSGGTRGTGNSGDIRIDVGAQEVLERTCMVISENRIEARIHIGLPAFGRRVNAKDAASIFFDELPKIVESSLFIRHLDEGEIARHADVVEDQEILRTQLGEKGLVAFIENASILPRQSGISDKPMPGETAIPFTSPVSMEIEVTLKNRGPVRGMGIPSGVTLIVGGGYHGKSTLLKAIERGVYNHIPGDGREGVVTVIDAVKIRAEDGRSIECVDISPFISNLPFGRETDAFSTDNASGSTSQAANIIEAIEIGTSLLLIDEDTSATNFMVRDERMQALVVKEKEPITPFIDRVRELSEKSGISTIIVMGGSGDYFSVADNVVMMDGFRPIDVGDRVKAIVSDFPSGRKNEVTFAFRYPPDRIPQPEGFPSPRRGKPLKVQAKSRTHIRYENITIDLSSMEQLVDESQTRGIASSLVFAVRTLVDGKKTLAETVREIEGLLDRWGPDALCVAEYPWGDIARPRKNEIAAAVNRLRGIRMRRQLMPES
- a CDS encoding NifU family protein; translation: MLKEKVESALKTIRPSLQADGGDVELVDVTEDGIVKVRLKGACHGCPMAQMTLSQGIEKHLKEKVPGVKKVQSV
- a CDS encoding GNAT family N-acetyltransferase gives rise to the protein MIETGRLFIRQFRQSDWEDLYRYLSLPEIFEFEPGSPVTKDEAKKLAAERAAGNDFFAVILREINKMVGHLYFHHTDPKEYMTWELGFIFNPTYHNNGYCTEASKAIIDFAFTVLKAHRVAAYCNPANIPSWKVLEKIGMKREGCFRQKAFFRRDKNDIPIWHDCYAYGIVENE